In a single window of the Clostridiales bacterium genome:
- a CDS encoding competence/damage-inducible protein A: MNCEILSVGTELLMGQIANTNAMYISNKLNEIGVNVYYHSVVGDNPSRMEDVIKLALSRADLVLLTGGLGPTEDDLTKEIVSQVLGRKLEFSEDVYACIEDYFVRNRKRNTPNNRKQAYVPEGAIVVPNKVGTACGFILEVGEKVVIMLPGPPLELNPMLNDTIVPYLAKRTNRSIKSKYIKVFGLGEADVCDRISDLIESQSDPTIATYCELGEVLIRVTTSQRDDSVLSLMVRKLYDYLGEYIYSENGEKLEEVVVKLLQENKKNVACAESCTGGLLSAKLTSVSGSSQVFNRGIVSYSNVAKMENLNVPEDILNKFGAVSKETAEYMARGVREISNTDIGVSITGIAGPTGGTKEKPVGLVYIGLSTKFKTIAIETRLNGDRNKIRELTCKNVLNMIRLEIIGKLNK, translated from the coding sequence GTGAATTGTGAAATTTTGTCTGTTGGTACAGAGCTATTGATGGGACAGATAGCTAATACAAATGCAATGTATATATCTAATAAACTAAATGAGATAGGCGTTAATGTGTATTATCATAGTGTAGTTGGAGATAATCCGTCTAGAATGGAGGATGTGATAAAACTTGCATTGAGTAGGGCAGATTTGGTTCTGTTAACAGGAGGCTTAGGTCCTACCGAAGATGATTTAACCAAAGAGATAGTTTCACAAGTATTGGGAAGAAAGCTGGAGTTTAGTGAAGATGTTTATGCGTGTATAGAAGATTATTTTGTAAGGAATCGAAAGAGGAATACGCCTAATAATAGAAAGCAAGCATATGTACCGGAAGGAGCAATTGTTGTACCTAATAAAGTGGGGACAGCATGTGGTTTTATATTAGAGGTTGGAGAAAAGGTGGTAATTATGTTACCAGGTCCACCTTTGGAGTTAAATCCCATGTTGAATGATACAATTGTTCCTTATTTGGCTAAAAGGACTAATAGATCAATAAAGTCTAAGTATATAAAGGTATTTGGACTAGGAGAGGCAGATGTTTGCGATAGAATATCAGATTTGATAGAGTCGCAAAGTGATCCAACAATAGCTACATATTGTGAATTGGGAGAAGTTTTAATAAGGGTAACTACTAGCCAAAGAGATGATAGTGTATTGAGTTTGATGGTAAGAAAGTTATATGATTATTTAGGAGAATATATATACAGTGAAAATGGTGAGAAGTTAGAAGAAGTTGTAGTAAAGCTCTTACAAGAGAATAAAAAGAATGTTGCCTGCGCAGAGTCTTGTACAGGTGGGTTGTTGTCGGCAAAACTAACTAGCGTTAGTGGATCATCGCAAGTGTTTAATAGAGGGATAGTTTCGTACAGTAATGTGGCAAAAATGGAAAATTTAAATGTTCCAGAGGACATTTTAAATAAATTTGGTGCGGTTAGCAAGGAAACTGCTGAGTACATGGCAAGAGGAGTTAGAGAAATATCAAATACTGATATAGGTGTGTCAATAACAGGTATAGCAGGGCCTACAGGAGGTACAAAAGAAAAACCAGTAGGCTTGGTTTATATAGGATTATCGACGAAGTTTAAGACTATAGCTATAGAGACAAGATTAAATGGAGACAGAAACAAAATAAGGGAATTGACTTGCAAGAACGTATTAAATATGATACGTCTTGAAATAATAGGCAAGTTAAATAAGTAG